Proteins encoded in a region of the Nicotiana tomentosiformis chromosome 9, ASM39032v3, whole genome shotgun sequence genome:
- the LOC104099953 gene encoding L-type lectin-domain containing receptor kinase IX.1-like, giving the protein LFLFITFFLIPFVSSVYFKIPRFGPDVTDILYEGDAVASVGEIEFTKVTYLCRVAHAIYREKVPIWDPDSTKLADFSTHFSFTIDTLNRSLYGHGIAFFLAPVGFQIPPNSDGGFLGLFNTTTSDSAQNQVVVVEFDSFSNPEWDPPFEHVGINKNSIASSVTAPWNGSLHSGETIDAWITYNSTTKNLSVFWNYGKGFNSSISYIINLREVLPSWITIGFSAATGKNVERHTLESWEFSSSLDITELGGNGRRKIGLIAGLTALGGVLFVSAILALVILRKWRRRKMKRNPETISLTSFNDDLEKGAGPKKFSYEELDTSTNHFSEERKLGEGGFGEVYKGYLIDLDIAIAVKKISRGSKQGKKEYITEVKVISRLRHRNLVQLIGWCHDQGKFLLVYEFMPNGSLDCHLFGKRNPLSWNTRYKISLGLASALLYLHEEWEQCVIHRDIKSSNVMLDSSFNVKLGDFGLARLMDHELGPQTTGLAGTLGYLAPEYIKTGRASKESDVYSFGVVALEIATGRKSVDPGTGKSDAGLVEYVWELYGKGQLPSVVDEKLNLDFDAKQVERLMITGLWCAHPESNLRPSIRQAIHVLNFEAALPNLPIKMPVPVYYLPSSGEPAVSSGEPTMTYTSIDVGR; this is encoded by the coding sequence CTATTTCTCTTTATTACCTTCTTTCTAATTCCGTTTGTAAGTTCAGTCTACTTTAAAATACCACGTTTTGGTCCGGACGTGACTGATATACTCTATGAAGGAGATGCAGTTGCTTCTGTAGGAGAGATTGAGTTTACCAAAGTTACTTATCTTTGTCGCGTTGCACATGCTATCTACAGAGAGAAAGTACCAATTTGGGATCctgactctactaaacttgctgaTTTCTCCACACATTTTTCATTCACTATTGATACCCTAAATCGTTCTTTGTATGGCCATGGCATTGCATTTTTCCTCGCTCCGGTTGGTTTTCAGATTCCACCTAACTCAGATGGTGGTTTTCTTGGACTGTTCAATACTACCACCAGTGATTCAGCTCAAAACcaagttgttgttgttgagttcGACTCGTTTTCAAATCCCGAATGGGATCCTCCATTCGAACATGTTGGTATAAACAAAAATTCTATTGCTTCATCAGTGACAGCTCCTTGGAATGGTAGCTTACATAGTGGAGAGACTATTGATGCATGGATTACTTACAATTCTACGACAAAAAATCTAAGTGTCTTTTGGAACTATGGAAAAGGCTTCAATTCCAGCATATCTTATATAATAAACCTTAGAGAAGTTCTACCTTCGTGGATAACCATAGGATTCTCTGCTGCAACGGGTAAAAATGTTGAAAGACATACACTTGAATCGTGGGAATTCAGCTCGAGTCTTGATATAACAGAGTTAGGGGGAAATGGTCGCAGAAAGATTGGATTGATTGCAGGGTTAACAGCATTAGGGGGAGTTTTGTTTGTGAGCGCGATtttggctttagtaatattgagGAAATGGAGAAGACGAAAGATGAAGAGAAATCCAGAGACAATAAGCTTAACATCTTTCAATGATGATCTTGAAAAGGGAGCAGGACCGAAAAAGTTTTCTTACGAAGAGCTGGATACTTCAACCAATCACTTCTCAGAGGAACGAAAGTTAGGCGAAGGAGGATTTGGAGAAGTTTATAAAGGTTACCTCATCGATCTTGATATCGCGATTGCTGTGAAGAAGATCTCGAGAGGGTCTAAGCAGGGGAAAAAGGAATACATAACCGAGGTAAAGGTTATAAGTCGGTTAAGACACAGAAATCTTGTGCAGCTAATTGGTTGGTGTCATGACCAAGGTAAGTTCTTACTTGTTTACGAATTCATGCCAAATGGTAGCTTAGATTGCCACTTATTTGGTAAAAGGAATCCTCTTAGTTGGAATACGAGGTATAAGATATCACTCGGTTTAGCATCCGCCTTGCTTTATCTACACGAAGAATGGGAGCAGTGTGTGATCCACAGAGACATCAAATCGAGTAATGTAATGCTCGATTCAAGTTTTAATGTCAAGCTTGGAGATTTTGGCTTAGCTAGACTAATGGACCATGAATTAGGTCCCCAGACTACAGGGTTGGCTGGAACTTTAGGTTATTTGGCTCCCGAATACATAAAGACAGGCCGAGCAAGTAAAGAGTCAGATGTATACAGCTTCGGAGTAGTTGCACTAGAAATTGCAACTGGAAGAAAATCAGTAGATCCGGGGACGGGAAAATCTGATGCAGGGTTAGTGGAGTATGTTTGGGAGCTTTATGGTAAAGGACAACTTCCTTCTGTTGTTGATGAGAAATTAAACCTGGATTTTGACGCAAAACAAGTAGAGCGATTGATGATTACCGGGTTATGGTGTGCTCATCCGGAGAGCAATCTGAGGCCATCCATAAGACAAGCAATACATGTTCTAAATTTTGAGGCAGCATTGCCTAATCTACCAATAAAGATGCCAGTTCCTGTGTATTATTTACCTAGTTCTGGTGAGCCAGCAGTTAGCTCGGGGGAGCCTACAATGACTTACACAAGCATTGATGTGGGTCGTTAA